GAAATGTTGTATTGAAATATGTATGCAAGTATAAATTTGATTCGTACCTTTTTGGTATTTTAGGTTTACTAAAATACAATACCATGTGCTGCTTGAGCTCTTAAATGTCTGATGAATGTATTAGTGTAGCGGTTTAAGCTCGTGGTTGTAGAGTTCTGATGATGGTGGTGAATCAACGTCGTGGTGAATTTCAATCACAGATTGATGGAAAGACACTGATATTTCACCTCACAATTCACTTTAAGTGAAACTCAGCGATTAAATGATGTTAatgtagatcgtaaaaattggtACTTAGTTGAAAAACGAAATGCTAAGAAAGAGGAATCGATTTAAACTTGGAACTTGACTGAAATTGACGTAGTTGTCGCTCGGAGAGATCCTTTTGGACTGACTTTTTTGGTAGTATTTTAAGCACAACAGAGTACGGAGActcttttcattttattattgggAGTACATTTCCGAgaaatattgttaagaaaaataCGTTGACAAAAATATTACACATATAAAAAAGGGAAAGTTAAaacggaaaatatttttaatcgaaCCAGATGAGCGCTCGGGTTACGAAGAGAACAAGAGACTGCATTTATATGACCTCAACGGACAGAGTCATAAAAGTAGGTACTTGAGTCTAGCGACCCGCATGCATGTATCCAAAAACTTACAGCCgagagtaaaatatttaaagattttacgtttatttttcacatactgaataatttcaaaaaaaattagtaaatataaaaaatgaaataattgattaattgtgAAATTAGCTAAGAATTGAACATTTTCCGCCCGCCATTCGTTAGTAGGGCTAacgaatatttaaattacttccTCGTTGATGGGTAGAGGACAGACCTTGGCAATCAGTCTGTCGAGAATCGAGGTCTGCGTGCGAATCGTGACGGTCCTGATGAGTCCATCATTACCAGGATGAGTTTTGGTAATGCGGCCCAGAGGCCACTTGGCGGGTGGATATCGTTCATCTACCACTAGCACCATATCGCCTTCTTTTAGGTTGGGAGAGCGTTGATTCCACTTGAAGATGGCCTGATAACGATGCAAACAGGAGGCTGACCAACGTGCCCAGAAACTGTCGAGATTTTGTCGGATTAATTGCCATCGGGAGAGTCTTCCTGGATTGAGTAGCTCAAGTGAGGGCTCAGGCATCACGTTGAGGGCTTCTCCGATTAGGAAGTGGCCTGGGGTAAGAACTTCCAGGTCCTCCGGGTCCTCGGTCAGGGCGCAGAGGGGTCGGGAGTTGAGGATAGCTTCAATTTGTGTAAGCAACGTGGACATCTCTTCAAATGTCAGAAGCCGATCGCCAATTACACGTCGAAGATGATGTTTGACAGATTTCACACCTGCTTCCCATTTGCCTCCAAAATGAGGTGCGGAAGGTGGATTGAACTTCCACTGAGTACGAAGGCCACCGAGGAGGTTGGCGATTTCCATGGATTCCTTGGTGGCGGCGGTGAAGAGCTGTCTGATCTCTTTGTCAGCACCCTTAAAATTAGTTCCACAGTCACTGTAGAGCACCGAGCATATTCCTCGACGTGCGGTGAATCGTTTGTAAGCGGCAATAAAGGCGTCAGTGGTGTAGTCACTGACTAGCTCTAGGTGGACGGCGGATGTGGAGAAGCAGACGAATAGAGCTAGATAACCTTTATAAGTCTTGGCATTCTTGCCTCGCCAGGTCTTGATGTTGAATGGGCCAGCGTAATCGACGCCAGTGTGTTCAAATGCCCGAGAACGTCTAACTCTAGGTGCGGGCAGAGGTGCCATTAATTGTTGGGCACGTTCTTGACGAAAACGTGCACAACGTACACACCGGAGGATGTGTGATCGTATAGGCGCTCGACCTCCTAATATCCAATAACTATTTCTGACATATGCCAGGGTAAGCTGAGTGCTACCATGCAGAGTTTTAAGATGAGCGTCAAGGATGACTAGATCAGAGAGATGATGGCGTCGGGGCAAGATGATCGGATGTCGTGCATCAGTGTTGAGGCTGGAGTTTTGAAGTCTTCCACCAACACGCATTATGCCAGCAGGATCGAGCCAGGGGGTCAGTCTGATGAGCGGATGATTTTTGCTCAACTGTTCTCCTTTCTTCAGCATTTCAATTTCTTGAGCGAAGACGGCGCTTTGAATGTGTTTTATCCAATAAATGCGAGCTTCTTCGAGGTCTCCAAGCGAGATGGGATTGGTCAGCAATGAGGAAGACGATTGTTTCTTGAATCGTGCAACCGCTCGATCAAAGATTACTGTGGCTCGAATGAGTCGGGTGAGAGTGCAAGCTCGGTTGAAGAGATGGTGAAGTACTGGCTCAGGGATGAGGGCGATGACGTTGATATTTGCCAATCGTTCTTCCAGGTTCTCAGGCGCGAAGTCAGCTTGAACTTCATTTGGCCAAGATTCAGCGGGTTGAGCCAACCAGGAAGGGCCATTCCACCAAAGGGAGTGATTAATAAGCTCGGACGGTGTTAATCCACGAGTGGCACAGTCTGCTGGATTTAATCTGCCAGGGACAAACCTCCATTGAGCCGATGGTAGAGCTTCTTGGATGAAATTCACTCGATTGTGCACAAATTCCTTCCAACGCGAGGGATGATTGTTAACCCAAGTGTAGGTGATGGAGGAATCTGTCCAACAGTAGATGGAATGGTTGTCCCAACTCATCGAGGCGATGACATGCTTGAGTAAACGCGAGAGCAGCACAGCAGCAGCTAATTCCAATCGAGGTATGGTGAGGCGCTCGAGTGGTGCGACTTTGGTTTTAGCGCATATTAAAGTAACGATGGGAGTCTCGTTGATTAAAACTCGCACGTAAGCTACTGCTGCTATGGCCTTCTGTGATGCATCGCAGAATCCATGGATCTCAAATGATGAGGTTGAAGTTAGCTGAATCCATCAAGGAATGGAAAGTTGCTGAAGCTCTTGAAGTTGGTCTAGATACTCGCTCCAAATGCGGGAGGCGTCCTGGGATAACTCATCGTCCCATCCCAATTTCACCGTCCATAATTCTTGAATGAAGACTTTAGCCACAATGACCACCGGCGTCAGGAATCCAAGCGGATCGAAGATCTGTGCGATGGCGGATAGGATCTTCCGCTTGGTCACAAGTGGGTCAGTGGCAAACTTAATCGTGAAGTTAAAGGTATCAGCTCTGGGATGCCAAGCAAGACCGAGAGCATGAACGATGGAGTTTTCGTCCATTGATTTAGAAAGCGCTTCAAGATGCTTCTCTGGAGGCACATGGGCAAGTATATCCTTTTGATTACTGATCCATTTTTGAATAGGAAAACCGCCCGCCATGCAAAGATCGATGATTTGCTTGATTTGAGCTTGGGCTTCTTCAATGGTATCAGCACCGCCGACGATGTCATCGACGTAACGTCCTCGTGAGAGGGCTTGAAGTGCCAAAGGGTACTTATCACCCTCGTCAATGATAAGCTGTTGAAATGCGCGTAAGGCCAGGAAGGCGGCGCTTGCTAGCCCGTAAGTGTTTGTAGTCAGCTCGTAAGTGATCAGTTGACTGCCAGAATACCATAGTATTCGTTGGAACTTCCAGTCGTCCGGATGGACCTTTATCTGTCTGTAGAACTTCTCAATTATCCGGCTCGAGGGACCAAAATGTTTGATTTTGTATTTCGAAGTGTATggtttttaatacaattttaataacaacaatattatGTATTTGATATTAATGAATCTGGTCCCAGCAAGATTATAAGGAAGTTAAACTGGCGTGGAGTTGTTTTTGATGGTCGTCTGAGGATGACCGCTGGAGGGAGGTTGACTTCCAACCGTGCGAAGCTGGCTTCGGGAGGAACTCGTGGACTCGGTTTCGAGTAATTGTTTACTCGTTCGCTAGTTCGCTCGTTCGCTCGTTCGCTCGTTCGCTCGTTCGCTCGTTCGCTCGTCTCAAATATGATCTGTAAATCAAAGTGAACAATGTAGCTTGTTGTGAGTTTGAATGAAGATAGCGAGAGATTGACAGTGGATAGATTGTGGAGAGATAGTGGACTGTATGATCGAGTGATGATTTGAATTTGAGATTCTGATTTCAAAGGTGTGCATTGATTGGATGAAATTTATGTGGAGTAAAGAAGTGAAAAGAATTCGGTTTGAATGATTGCTTTGTGTAGATTATGTAATATTTTAATCTCAATAATTGTGTGAATCTTATGTATGTAATGGAATGCAACTCaagaagagctcaaaataacactgCACATGAATAGTTTGAGAACTTGCTCGTGAAGTCTCAACTCGACTCAAACTCAGTATTCGTATTGTATTATGCAAGGAATGTAAAATATGCGCAGTATCATAATGAGCGTATTGTAATTGAATATGAATTGGAATTAGTAACTCAGCTCAGCACCGGTGGGCGGTTTAGGGCTGACGGCCGAACCGACATCCTCCCGACGCTGAGGGAAATGTTGTATTGAAATATGTATGCAAGTATAAATTTGATTCGTACCTTTTTGGTATTTTAGGTTTACTAAAATACAATACCATGTGCTGCTTGAGCTCTTAAATGTCTGTTGAATGTATTAGTGTAGCGATTTAAGCTCGTGATTGTAGAGTTCTGATGATGGTGGTGAATCAACGTCGTGGTGAACTTCAATCACAGATTGATGAAAAGACACTGATATTTCACCTCACAATTCACTTTAAGTGAAACTCAGCGATTAAATGATGTTAatgtagatcgtaaaaattggtACTTAGTTGAAAAACGAAATGCTAAGAAAGAGGAATCGATTTAAACTTGGAACTTGACTGAAATTGACGTAGTTGTCGCTCGGAGAGATCCTTTTGGACTGACTCTTTTGGTAGTATTTTAAGCACAACAGAGTACGGAGACTctcttcattttattattgggAGTACATTTCCGAgaaatattgttaagaaaaataCGTTGACAAAAATATTACACATATAAAAAAGGGAAAGTTAAaacggaaaatattttaaatcgaACCAGATGAGCGCTCGGGTTACGAAGAGAACAAGAGACTGCATTTATATGACCTCAACGGACAGAGTCATAAAAGTAGGTACTTGAGTCTAGCGACCCGCATGCATGTATCCAAAAACTTACAGCCgagagtaaaatatttaaagattttacgtttatttttcacatgctgaataatttcaaaaaaaaattagtaaatattataaaaaatgaaataattgattaattgtgAAATTAGCTAAGAATTGAACAGTCTCAGACTACATGTAATTGtaggccgaggcgaagccgaggttgacaaacatgtggtctgaggctttactttttactggccaaggtttgtatactatttttctgctcg
The sequence above is drawn from the Cotesia glomerata isolate CgM1 linkage group LG4, MPM_Cglom_v2.3, whole genome shotgun sequence genome and encodes:
- the LOC123264009 gene encoding uncharacterized protein LOC123264009, producing the protein MSWDNHSIYCWTDSSITYTWVNNHPSRWKEFVHNRVNFIQEALPSAQWRFVPGRLNPADCATRGLTPSELINHSLWWNGPSWLAQPAESWPNEVQADFAPENLEERLANINVIALIPEPVLHHLFNRACTLTRLIRATVIFDRAVARFKKQSSSSLLTNPISLGDLEEARIYWIKHIQSAVFAQEIEMLKKGEQLSKNHPLIRLTPWLDPAGIMRVGGRLQNSSLNTDARHPIILPRRHHLSDLVILDAHLKTLHGSTQLTLAYVRNSYWILGGRAPIRSHILRCVRCARFRQERAQQLMAPLPAPRVRRSRAFEHTGVDYAGPFNIKTWRGKNAKTYKGYLALFVCFSTSAVHLELVSDYTTDAFIAAYKRFTARRGICSVLYSDCGTNFKGADKEIRQLFTAATKESMEIANLLGGLRTQWKFNPPSAPHFGGKWEAGVKSVKHHLRRVIGDRLLTFEEMSTLLTQIEAILNSRPLCALTEDPEDLEVLTPGHFLIGEALNVMPEPSLELLNPGRLSRWQLIRQNLDSFWARWSASCLHRYQAIFKWNQRSPNLKEGDMVLVVDERYPPAKWPLGRITKTHPGNDGLIRTVTIRTQTSILDRLIAKVCPLPINEEVI